A DNA window from Ignavibacteriales bacterium contains the following coding sequences:
- a CDS encoding proprotein convertase P-domain-containing protein, whose protein sequence is MQSRRIILISSLILIASVFALAQTPSSILSVDAPHGDSTKLSNLCADCHFGYNAPNQPATLNDKCLSCHNGSTAPAAESHRGLACTTCHNPHHQEQERSYGSAYSKLVKTNINGRSVKLMATSGANSFADGDATRDGVCEVCHTTTAYHRKDGTGQPHNNGTNCTTCHPHDVGFSGAGGGPNCLGCHQSAMGSRRPIGTDFSSSKPHHPLTFNSSGNLSTPADNNCLICHNDYPDQHANGVVNLRAVPDSAGVRNDSTSIGNNRTTWCLKCHDGNNPDSQYRLGGQIASDKRPFLTSTNAHTGYGLGDGCHSCHDQSNGHQQPIKFFSNFYLDGNEENNCYGCHGGGANVSYSNRYMENIRVAYLGGSITSRSSHVDPDSLSTTDGHVFCRNCHDPHLLNHTTNLLIDPQNITQPWTGTRNDFCLRCHNGSNVAAPTHTGVTLSALCTDCHLPHSSTLPSLASISLTGKTLSVTPASSTITVGGAQQFNAIVTPAYTQYTQAVVNKLSEWNFAATSGGSAGSQYNKTDPIPLDRSIGYDPNGNGGWGLITVTSTMTVADNTTIEDLDVYANITHHYRGDIELDLTHVETGKTVHVQVFDWNDWLANLIFWYNSESPNSQHGSASPRSTAQSLQIFNGESIAGTWILTIRDTWPSDNSTTPGSPDYCIVNSWSLKVNGNVIGSFSQTGQFLSMYAGTGTAYSRLHTGKIIPEQSGLSVGVSENPLPLQATASLTVSTILGKTTFAAVSPEPSYKVTPLAHPTKTSKKQSKLDAVSTAHTSKSGKSCISCHGR, encoded by the coding sequence ATGCAATCACGAAGAATAATTTTAATCAGCTCACTCATCCTTATCGCGTCGGTATTTGCGTTGGCACAAACACCATCCAGTATATTAAGTGTCGATGCGCCGCATGGAGATTCAACAAAATTATCAAATCTCTGTGCTGATTGCCATTTTGGATACAATGCGCCCAATCAACCGGCTACGCTTAACGATAAATGCTTAAGTTGCCACAACGGTTCAACCGCACCCGCGGCTGAATCTCATCGCGGATTAGCATGCACCACATGTCATAATCCGCATCATCAGGAACAAGAAAGATCCTACGGTTCCGCATATTCGAAACTTGTTAAAACGAATATCAACGGACGTTCGGTAAAGCTAATGGCTACTTCGGGTGCAAATTCATTCGCCGATGGCGACGCAACACGCGATGGTGTGTGCGAGGTTTGTCACACCACAACAGCATATCACCGAAAAGATGGAACCGGTCAACCTCATAACAACGGCACAAATTGCACAACATGCCATCCGCACGACGTGGGCTTCTCCGGCGCGGGGGGTGGTCCAAATTGTTTGGGATGTCATCAATCTGCAATGGGTTCTCGCAGACCAATAGGAACAGATTTCTCATCGAGCAAGCCGCATCATCCATTGACGTTCAATTCAAGCGGAAATTTATCTACACCCGCCGATAATAATTGTTTGATTTGTCATAACGATTATCCCGACCAACACGCTAATGGAGTTGTAAACTTGAGAGCTGTACCGGACAGTGCGGGTGTACGAAATGATTCCACATCTATCGGGAATAACCGAACAACCTGGTGCTTGAAATGCCACGATGGCAATAATCCCGATTCGCAGTATCGCCTCGGCGGACAAATTGCATCAGACAAGCGTCCATTCTTAACAAGTACCAACGCGCATACTGGGTATGGACTCGGAGATGGCTGCCATTCCTGCCACGATCAATCGAACGGACATCAACAACCGATTAAATTTTTCTCGAATTTCTATCTTGATGGAAATGAAGAAAACAACTGCTATGGATGTCATGGTGGAGGAGCGAATGTCAGCTACAGCAATAGATATATGGAGAATATTCGTGTTGCATATTTAGGTGGAAGCATTACCAGCCGGTCGAGCCACGTCGATCCGGACAGTCTCAGCACAACCGATGGGCATGTTTTCTGCCGCAATTGCCACGATCCGCATCTGCTTAATCATACAACAAATCTGTTGATTGATCCGCAAAATATCACACAACCATGGACGGGGACAAGAAACGATTTCTGTCTAAGGTGTCATAATGGTTCCAATGTTGCAGCGCCAACACATACAGGAGTAACTCTGAGTGCGCTCTGTACAGATTGTCATTTGCCACATTCTTCAACATTGCCATCGCTCGCATCGATCTCGCTGACCGGAAAGACGCTTTCAGTCACACCGGCGAGTTCTACAATTACAGTTGGAGGAGCTCAACAGTTTAATGCGATTGTCACACCGGCGTATACACAGTACACACAAGCGGTAGTTAACAAACTCTCGGAATGGAATTTTGCCGCAACAAGCGGCGGTAGTGCCGGATCGCAGTATAACAAAACCGATCCCATACCGCTCGATCGTTCGATTGGTTACGATCCAAACGGCAACGGTGGTTGGGGGCTTATTACGGTAACAAGTACTATGACCGTTGCAGATAACACAACTATCGAGGACCTCGATGTGTATGCCAACATTACACATCATTATCGCGGTGATATTGAACTTGATTTGACACACGTGGAAACAGGAAAAACTGTTCACGTTCAAGTATTCGATTGGAATGACTGGTTGGCAAATTTAATCTTCTGGTATAATTCCGAATCCCCGAACAGCCAGCACGGAAGTGCCAGCCCGAGATCAACAGCTCAGTCGCTTCAAATATTTAATGGTGAATCGATTGCCGGAACATGGATCCTTACGATTCGGGATACCTGGCCATCCGACAATTCAACAACACCCGGCAGTCCGGATTATTGTATTGTCAATTCGTGGTCACTCAAAGTAAATGGTAACGTGATTGGGTCATTCAGCCAAACAGGACAATTCCTTTCAATGTATGCCGGAACTGGAACTGCCTACTCGCGGTTGCACACCGGGAAAATTATCCCCGAACAAAGTGGGTTGAGCGTTGGTGTTTCAGAAAATCCACTTCCTTTACAGGCAACAGCATCGCTTACTGTTAGCACTATACTGGGGAAAACAACATTCGCGGCGGTATCACCAGAACCATCATACAAGGTTACACCGCTGGCTCATCCCACTAAAACAAGTAAAAAGCAATCGAAGCTTGATGCAGTATCGACTGCCCATACTTCAAAGAGCGGGAAATCGTGTATTTCATGTCACGG
- a CDS encoding T9SS type A sorting domain-containing protein: MKRLKNIFYLIILSASLTSAGVPITLKSSWNHQLFRPIDVTVSQTGTIAVADIHRKQISLYDEAHRLQRAISLEVPPTSVAFKSDGNILVGTSNDVLTLDQSGTIIDRSSQHGISFQSVVDLAVDGDGSVFIVEREMHRVTVMNAAGEVQSYIGMIGNNPGQLRFPIGISISKTADEIFVADAGNSRVQVFSKNGQFLRGFGEHIKQTDGVWQFVGTFARMSGIATDSDDRIYISDAGLNHLQIFDNKGNHIGFLGRDGKHAVQFRVPAGVTISEKNNLFIASTAGSDIKEYSIETTTDVKIDPSGLPQKYSLEQNFPNPFNPATQIKFSLPEPGWVTLKIYDIVGREVIVLASEDYKGGMYTIEWNGRNSAGAQVASGIYFYHLQVGDKYSQTNKMVFLK; encoded by the coding sequence ATGAAACGATTGAAAAATATATTTTATCTAATAATTTTATCGGCATCTTTAACATCGGCAGGTGTGCCAATAACACTGAAAAGCTCATGGAATCATCAGCTTTTCCGCCCTATTGATGTAACCGTAAGCCAAACCGGAACAATTGCCGTTGCGGACATTCACAGAAAACAAATTTCATTGTACGATGAAGCGCACCGGCTACAAAGAGCAATCTCGCTTGAAGTACCTCCCACGAGCGTTGCCTTTAAAAGCGACGGTAATATTCTTGTCGGAACAAGCAACGATGTTCTCACGCTGGATCAATCTGGAACTATAATAGATCGTTCCTCTCAACATGGAATCTCATTTCAATCGGTTGTAGATTTGGCGGTAGATGGCGACGGATCGGTTTTTATTGTTGAACGTGAAATGCACCGGGTTACCGTTATGAACGCAGCCGGAGAGGTTCAATCTTATATCGGAATGATTGGTAACAATCCGGGACAGTTACGTTTTCCCATCGGAATATCTATAAGCAAAACGGCAGATGAAATTTTTGTTGCTGATGCCGGTAATTCAAGGGTTCAGGTGTTTTCGAAAAACGGACAATTCTTAAGGGGTTTCGGTGAACACATCAAACAAACCGATGGAGTTTGGCAGTTTGTGGGAACATTTGCGCGAATGAGTGGAATTGCCACAGACAGTGATGATAGAATTTATATCTCCGACGCGGGTTTGAACCACCTGCAGATTTTTGACAATAAAGGCAACCATATTGGATTTCTTGGGAGAGACGGTAAACACGCGGTTCAATTCAGAGTTCCTGCCGGTGTAACAATTTCTGAAAAAAATAATTTATTCATTGCTTCAACTGCAGGTTCCGACATAAAAGAATATTCGATTGAAACAACTACGGATGTTAAAATTGACCCATCTGGATTACCTCAAAAATATTCTCTTGAACAAAATTTTCCAAATCCATTCAATCCTGCAACGCAGATAAAATTTTCGCTGCCGGAGCCGGGATGGGTAACATTAAAAATTTATGATATCGTTGGACGCGAAGTGATTGTACTGGCAAGCGAAGATTATAAAGGCGGAATGTACACGATAGAGTGGAACGGCAGAAACAGCGCCGGTGCGCAGGTTGCCTCGGGAATATATTTCTATCACCTTCAGGTGGGAGATAAATATTCCCAAACAAACAAAATGGTATTTCTTAAATAA
- a CDS encoding periplasmic heavy metal sensor, whose protein sequence is MKQILFFMLIAASLTTAQPSWNDDDAPFGRPAFGRGMIIEKLELKPDQEKQFESLRSEMQKKQIDIRSNIQTLRIDMRDFMNEDSPSQSKIESKINEISKLQNEMKMNHLNFWFGVNKILTPEQQKIWKNHSMKLGGGAGPRGLSGMKGEGRHMKGRGKGFDRKGCCERNRR, encoded by the coding sequence ATGAAGCAAATACTTTTTTTTATGTTGATAGCAGCATCGCTGACAACAGCGCAACCGAGCTGGAACGATGATGACGCACCATTCGGCAGACCTGCGTTTGGCAGGGGAATGATAATTGAGAAATTAGAATTAAAACCCGACCAGGAAAAACAATTCGAATCTCTGAGATCTGAGATGCAGAAAAAGCAAATCGATATACGATCAAATATCCAAACATTAAGAATCGACATGCGTGATTTTATGAACGAAGATTCTCCAAGTCAAAGCAAAATAGAATCAAAGATAAATGAAATTTCGAAATTGCAAAACGAAATGAAAATGAATCATCTTAATTTTTGGTTCGGTGTGAACAAAATTCTTACACCTGAGCAACAAAAAATCTGGAAGAACCATTCGATGAAATTAGGCGGTGGCGCAGGACCACGAGGATTATCCGGAATGAAAGGAGAGGGTCGACACATGAAAGGTCGCGGTAAGGGTTTCGATAGAAAAGGATGCTGTGAGCGAAACCGCAGATGA
- the typA gene encoding translational GTPase TypA — MNFNKNIRNIAIIAHVDHGKTTLVDHMLRQTGTFRANQEVVKRVMDSNELEREKGITILAKNTAVFYKHKDSNAEDTVTKINIVDTPGHTDFAGEVERTLKMVEGVLLLVDSAEGPLPGTKFVLKKSLDLHLQPIVVINKIDRKDARPHEVLDEVFELFLSLGADNQQLDFPIIYAISKQGIAKNELDEENVNLDPLFDAIINKIPPPPSNLDKSFKMLVTTIDYNDYLGRLGIGRIEQGTIRLGGPMKVVRRDGTIEDARVTKIYTFAGLKRVEVEEASAGDIIALAGMEDVDIGETIADAADPSPLPFVAIEEPTLSMNFVVNNSPLAGQEGKYVTTRNLGERLARELRSNVSLRVELTDNPDTFKISGRGELHLAILIETMRREGFEFQVSAPEVIYKRIDDVLCEPMEHVIIDVPDEFVGIIIENLGSRKGVMKNLLQMQGNSRVEFLVPARGLLGFRSEFMTDTKGTGILHHNFHGYEPFKGEISTRHKGAIVQLEDGMATGYAMWKLQERIRFFIEPGVRVYKGMIVGENAREEDVIVNVCKTKQLTNMRASGADEAIRLEPPHIHTLEQAIEWISNDEYIEVTPKSLRLRKKYLDHNERLRMSKKKAESIYVE; from the coding sequence ATGAATTTTAATAAAAACATTAGAAATATAGCAATTATAGCACACGTCGATCATGGAAAAACGACTCTCGTTGATCACATGCTCAGGCAAACCGGCACGTTCAGAGCAAATCAAGAAGTTGTTAAGCGGGTGATGGACTCTAACGAACTTGAGCGCGAAAAAGGGATCACTATTCTTGCAAAAAACACCGCTGTGTTTTATAAACATAAAGACTCAAACGCTGAAGACACTGTAACAAAGATAAATATTGTTGATACGCCGGGACATACAGATTTCGCCGGTGAAGTTGAACGAACATTAAAGATGGTAGAAGGGGTTCTTTTACTCGTTGATTCCGCCGAGGGTCCGCTTCCCGGTACAAAATTCGTCTTAAAAAAATCACTTGATTTACATTTACAACCGATCGTTGTCATAAATAAAATCGACAGAAAAGATGCGCGTCCACACGAAGTTTTGGATGAAGTGTTTGAATTATTTCTTTCACTCGGAGCCGATAATCAGCAGCTCGACTTTCCAATTATATATGCAATTTCAAAACAGGGGATAGCAAAGAATGAACTTGATGAAGAGAATGTCAATCTTGACCCGTTGTTCGATGCTATAATCAATAAGATACCGCCGCCGCCGAGCAATCTTGATAAATCTTTCAAGATGCTGGTTACCACGATTGATTATAATGATTATTTAGGGCGCCTCGGTATCGGAAGAATCGAGCAGGGTACTATCCGGCTCGGCGGTCCGATGAAGGTTGTGCGCCGTGACGGCACAATAGAAGATGCACGCGTTACAAAAATATATACTTTTGCGGGATTGAAACGAGTTGAAGTAGAAGAAGCAAGTGCGGGCGATATTATAGCACTCGCAGGCATGGAAGATGTTGATATTGGAGAAACTATTGCCGACGCCGCGGATCCGTCCCCTCTTCCTTTCGTTGCAATCGAAGAACCGACTCTGTCGATGAATTTTGTCGTGAATAATTCTCCGTTAGCCGGTCAGGAAGGTAAGTATGTTACAACCAGAAATTTAGGAGAGCGTTTAGCGCGCGAACTTCGTTCTAATGTAAGCTTGCGGGTCGAACTCACGGATAATCCCGACACATTTAAAATTAGTGGTCGGGGGGAATTACACCTCGCAATATTGATTGAAACAATGCGGCGCGAAGGTTTCGAATTTCAGGTTTCCGCACCGGAAGTAATCTACAAACGAATCGACGATGTGTTGTGCGAACCGATGGAACATGTTATTATAGATGTTCCCGATGAATTTGTCGGCATTATAATTGAAAACCTCGGTTCCCGAAAAGGTGTGATGAAAAATCTTCTGCAGATGCAGGGAAATTCACGTGTTGAATTTTTAGTACCTGCCCGTGGGTTGTTGGGATTCCGTTCCGAATTTATGACCGACACAAAAGGAACCGGAATACTTCACCACAACTTTCACGGTTACGAACCGTTCAAAGGTGAAATCTCCACCCGTCATAAAGGAGCGATAGTTCAGCTCGAAGACGGTATGGCAACAGGTTATGCCATGTGGAAGCTTCAGGAAAGAATCAGATTTTTTATTGAACCTGGAGTTCGTGTTTATAAAGGAATGATTGTGGGTGAAAATGCCCGTGAAGAAGATGTCATTGTTAATGTTTGCAAGACCAAACAACTTACAAATATGCGGGCAAGCGGCGCTGATGAGGCAATCCGACTCGAACCACCGCATATTCATACACTTGAACAAGCGATTGAATGGATTTCTAACGATGAATATATCGAAGTAACTCCGAAATCCCTTCGACTCAGAAAAAAATATCTCGATCATAACGAACGGCTGCGAATGTCGAAGAAAAAAGCCGAATCAATTTATGTCGAGTAA